In the genome of Paenibacillus pabuli, the window TCGGAGCCGAGAAGGACAGCGAGTACGATAGCGAGCACATCCAGCACTAGCGCAGGCGCGATCGCATCGAACTTGTCTCTGACACGTATGTGAAAGCCGACGGCGCCGAGCATAATGACGCCGATCAGGACGGCGCCCCAGGAGGCCCAGCTATCGCGCCAGAAGCCAACGACTAGCCCGGTGGCGCCAGCCAGCTGCAGCAGTCCGGTCACCACGCGGAACCGCTGCGGCAGCCCCAGCTTTCTGAAGTTCTCGACCTGCACTTTTATCCCCAAAACCTTGGTAATTCCGGCGGCGGCGAACGTCAATGCCAGAAAAATTTGAAGAACCAGAACCATATTCCTATCCCCTTTCCTGCAGTTCAATGTATGCCACACTTGTTGCTTAGATCATGTTAATATAACGCTAATGAATGAACAATCGCCAACTTGCCGCGATTATCGCTTAAGCAACAAAAGGGCCGAATTGTCTGAAAAACAGCATTTTTACAGGAGATGTGAGAAATGGAGAAGACCAAGACGGATCCGCGCGTCCTACGCACGCGGCAGTTGATTCTAGAGGCGTTCTATTCGTTGATTTCCAACAAGGATATCAAGGACATCACGATCGGCGACATCACGAAGCGTGCTACGATCAACCGTGCGACCTTCTATGCTCACTACGAGGATAAATACGATCTGATGGAAGAGGCACTCTCGAAGACGTTCAAAGAGGGGCTGATGCAGAAGCTGATCTGCCTTACCGAGCTGAACCGGGTAACGCTTACAAGCATAATTGTAACGCTGTGCGAGTTCCACACAAACTTCAGCAAGCAGTGCGCTCGCAGTTACGAGTCGATGAGCCCCTATATCGAGAGCAAGATGATCAAGCTTTTGAAGAGCGTATTCCAACAGTTGTTGAGTCAAAGAGATCACATAGATGAAGCAACGGTGCTGAGGATGTCCGCCATACTGAGCTGGATCGCTTACGGCACTGCACGGGATTGGAGTACGGAAGGCTGTAAAATAGCGCCTGAACGACTGGCGGAGCAGACCGTAGAGGTGCTCTCCGCTGGCTCTCTTTTAGGCACGCTTCCATTAACCCAATGATGAATATTCAAAATGAATGTATTTTCGCGATGATCAGTTGATATTTTCTGTTACCAGATCACCTTGAAGATTTCTTACAGGTGCAGGTACAACGAACTGGAAATGTAACATTATCACTCTTTCCGAGATACACAAGTTTTCCCAAATGATTGGGTATTGACGTAAAGCTTCTTTCTCCACCTTCGCATCATCTTTTTCAGAAAGCATAGTATCCACTCCAGTTAATGTGATTTTCACTTCAACTAAAGTTGATTATAACTAAACTTTACTGACGGGAAGTTGAATAAAGGCCGCCGATCCTGTTGATCGGCGGCCAAATTTGATTTTGTGGGACTATTGTTGTTTGCCGTAGCTCAATGAGTATCCTCCATTAGTGGTCAAAACTCATCGATCAACGAGATCCCTTTAGTAATCCTCATTCTACTATCTTGCAAGAAATCGCGGGTCCAGTCATCTGGTTTGCTTAAATCCCAGCTCCGATGCATACCGACAATCACAATGATTTCGCGAAGTCTAAGGAAAAGCTTTAACAAATCCTTCCAGTTGTCTGGCATTCGTCGGCCATCCTCTGTGTAGCCTAGCTCGAAGTGCTTTATGAAAAGTTCATACTGGACCTTTCGTTCGAACTTCGAATCTTCTCCGAATACATATAGCAAGTAATACAGCTGGATAGCAATATCCTCGACATACCAACTGTACTGGCACTCATCGAAGTCAAAGAGAGTTAATCCCCCAGCTTCATCGATCGTGAAGTTTCCCACATTAATATCTCCGTGGATCAAACCAAAATTATCCGCATTAACAGGCAGACTCGCCAATTGTCCTTTAAGTTCATCAAGGGCAATAAGGATTGGTCGAAATTCTGACTGCAAATAATCCTCGGCTCGTAAGAGGTATTCATTAAACTCCCAAGTGTGCCTTTTGGCAATCGTAGGGTTATAAAGCTTCGCTAATTCATGAAGTCGGCCCGTTATACGTCCACACTCTTCATAAAGTATAGAATTGCCTAGACATTCTGGATATCCGATTTTACGGCCTGGTGCATGTTTAAAGGAGGTTACGTAAAAATCCATTTTATTCCCTTGAACTAGTTCGCAATACTCTCCATTAATTGAAAAAATCGGTTCTGACACTGCTATACCACTCTCTGAAAGATAACGAATCCAATCCATTTCTGCTACAAGTCCTTCCGATGTGCGAAGAGTGCTCGGAGTGAAACGGAGAATATATTTGAATTCATCCCGATCATAGGAATAAATAAAGTTTTGAAAACCTCCAATGAAAGTGAGTTCCTTTTGGCTGACCCCATAACGCGCGGCGCCTTCTGCAGCATGCTCGTCCAAGAACAATAACTTTATTTTTGGGTCCATTAGTTCTCCTTAGTTATAAAGATTAAATTATGGCCTAACTCGCTGTTGCCTAAATTTAATAAAATGAATGCCCGGTGACATGAGAAAGCCCCACTTTCAAGATTTTTCTATTCCATAGCAATCATACTAATCCAACTTTTTACAGTCAACCAAAAAAGGTTGATCTATCGCGCTATCCTGCCCGTTAGTTGAAGAAAAGCAGAAGATCATATGAATCAGCTGCTTTCTTGGCATTAGTGAGTTTTCGTTTCCCGTTAGCTTGATGGAGCTGATATATTTCCATACGTATTACGTGTATTTCATTTTTATCAGCAATGACATCTAATAATGGCAATTCACTTAAACCTACAAGTCTCACAAACGGGATGCAGTCCTAGAATACGTTGGTTTTGTTTTTTCCATGTAACCTTTTAGCTACCTACCCGATCTAATATATAAGTAACGTTACGAACATTCTAATACTTCTAGTCAAGAAAGCAGGTAAATCTTTGAATATTAATCCTATTGTCGTCAAAGCCAAAGCTGGGGACTCTGAAGCATTCGTGCAGTTGATGCAAGAGATAGAGTTACCTCTGTATAGAACTGCAAGGTCCATAGTCAACAAAGACGAAGATTGTTCAGATGCCCTGCAGGAGACGATGCTTAAAGCCTTTAAGTCCACCAATACACTGAAAGAGCCCTCTTTTTTCAAAACGTGGATCTTTCGGATTCTGATTAATGAACCTCGCCAATTTAAATCCTGTTCTCACTCACACTACACCCTCTCACTTACCGATTTTCTCGCAATTTGAGTATAAAAAAGACGGAACATTTGAATGTCCCGTCTTCTTATTAATACTGTTAACTTTGCAGCAACCTTGACTCAATAATAATATAATGTGAAGAGCGTTCTTTAATGAGCCATCTTCCATTTAATCGCACGTAAACATCATGATATTGTACGCTATAATCCGTTATCACTTCTCCACCATCTTCATTGTCTCTTACCATCTTCATTTGAGAGAAAACAACCCCAGTTGCTGTATCACCATTTAATTCAACCACGTGTTGAGCGTTAGTTGTAAAGTAACGTTTAACCACAGACACGTGTTCGTTAAATTCTTCCTCTAGCTTCTCAGTTCCATTAGTTTCAGATACGCGATGCTCACCGATGTAAACAGAAAAACGTGTATCTGGGGTAAACAATTGCATCTGCTCCGAGATTTTTTTAGTATCGGTTAATATTGCATAGGAATCCACCAGTTCTCTTAATTCTAATTTGGCTTGCATAGTTTCTATTGACATTTAATTGTCCTCCTTGATCGATTATTATACTATCCATATAGGTTGTCTCAATCATCCAACATTTGTTGAATAACTTGAACTTAATGATTATTATATAGGGTATAAGGACAAGTTCAATCGTTAATATAGTGCATTTTGTTCGATATCCAACATAAGAGCATGAACTGTTAGATAATTGATAAGTGGAGGTTTTATAATGGGTGAGAAAATAGACAGAAGGATTGCTAAAACAAAGGAAGCCATCTTTCATGCCTTCGAGTCTTTAATAGCAGAGAAGAACTTTGAAGATATTACGATTAATGAGATCGCAGATCGAGCTAACGTCAATAGAGGTACAGTATATTTTCATTATCGAGACAAATACGATCTTTTAAACAAATGTATGGAAGAGAATTTAAACAATATTATCTCGGTTATCACGACAATAAACTCTGACGGAGAAACCGTTGATTTAATTCAAGATTCGTTCTTGCCAGTTATTCGTTATTTCCAAGAGAACCAATCTTTTTACGCTTCAATGCTTTTAAATAAAGGAATACCTGCATTTCGTGTTCGGATGTCGGAGATGGTGGCATCACACATAACAATTCATATTAACATGGATGGAGACAATCAGAATTACAGCAAAGAATTTCTTACTCAATTTATGACCTCAGCTTTTGTTGGAGTAATTGAATGGTGGATCTTAAACGGTATGCCTCAATCACCGGAGTATTTCGCAGAGCAATTGTGGGGGCTTTTAAAAAGAAATCAAGTAATTAATTGATAACCTTTAAAACAAAACGTTTAGTGTAGAGTTACATGTTCGGATGAAATCAAATAACCCTAACCTCTAATTTAACTTAGTTTTGTACATAAAAAGAACAACAATCACTTTTGACTGTTGTTCTTTTTATGTATTCAGTTCGTTTTTCACAAAGATAACTGTAACAATTTTTTTCAAAAGAGACGACATCTATTTTGATATTGGCTATGATGAGTGCTCAATCTCGCTTATAAGCAACTCAATTTAATCAAAAAGCGAAACCAGCGTATTTATTGGAGCCATTTAGCAGATGTTGATACTTGTTATCAAGAGCAACATATATTATCGGATTCAGAACCGTAAAGTGTTTCTACGATGGAACTAAAGCTCTTCGTTAGTTCCATCGTTACTTTTTCTTAACTGGTATCCAGATCTCACCCTGTGTATGCCCCGGCATTCCATAATACATTTCGAATTGAGGACCC includes:
- a CDS encoding DoxX family protein; protein product: MVLVLQIFLALTFAAAGITKVLGIKVQVENFRKLGLPQRFRVVTGLLQLAGATGLVVGFWRDSWASWGAVLIGVIMLGAVGFHIRVRDKFDAIAPALVLDVLAIVLAVLLGSDLGNFPN
- a CDS encoding TetR/AcrR family transcriptional regulator; protein product: MILEAFYSLISNKDIKDITIGDITKRATINRATFYAHYEDKYDLMEEALSKTFKEGLMQKLICLTELNRVTLTSIIVTLCEFHTNFSKQCARSYESMSPYIESKMIKLLKSVFQQLLSQRDHIDEATVLRMSAILSWIAYGTARDWSTEGCKIAPERLAEQTVEVLSAGSLLGTLPLTQ
- a CDS encoding phosphotransferase enzyme family protein — encoded protein: MDPKIKLLFLDEHAAEGAARYGVSQKELTFIGGFQNFIYSYDRDEFKYILRFTPSTLRTSEGLVAEMDWIRYLSESGIAVSEPIFSINGEYCELVQGNKMDFYVTSFKHAPGRKIGYPECLGNSILYEECGRITGRLHELAKLYNPTIAKRHTWEFNEYLLRAEDYLQSEFRPILIALDELKGQLASLPVNADNFGLIHGDINVGNFTIDEAGGLTLFDFDECQYSWYVEDIAIQLYYLLYVFGEDSKFERKVQYELFIKHFELGYTEDGRRMPDNWKDLLKLFLRLREIIVIVGMHRSWDLSKPDDWTRDFLQDSRMRITKGISLIDEF
- a CDS encoding sigma factor translates to MQEIELPLYRTARSIVNKDEDCSDALQETMLKAFKSTNTLKEPSFFKTWIFRILINEPRQFKSCSHSHYTLSLTDFLAI
- a CDS encoding nuclear transport factor 2 family protein, coding for MSIETMQAKLELRELVDSYAILTDTKKISEQMQLFTPDTRFSVYIGEHRVSETNGTEKLEEEFNEHVSVVKRYFTTNAQHVVELNGDTATGVVFSQMKMVRDNEDGGEVITDYSVQYHDVYVRLNGRWLIKERSSHYIIIESRLLQS
- a CDS encoding TetR/AcrR family transcriptional regulator, with the protein product MGEKIDRRIAKTKEAIFHAFESLIAEKNFEDITINEIADRANVNRGTVYFHYRDKYDLLNKCMEENLNNIISVITTINSDGETVDLIQDSFLPVIRYFQENQSFYASMLLNKGIPAFRVRMSEMVASHITIHINMDGDNQNYSKEFLTQFMTSAFVGVIEWWILNGMPQSPEYFAEQLWGLLKRNQVIN